A region of Mesorhizobium sp. AR02 DNA encodes the following proteins:
- the recR gene encoding recombination mediator RecR — MSKRIAGPEIERLIQLLAKVPGLGPRSARRAALHLIKKKEQLLSPLAAAMGEAADKVRICSTCGNVDTSDPCMICTDPRRDAATLIVVEDVSDLWALERAAAMNVRYHVLGGTLSPLDGIGPDQLNIRSLIDRVAGGEVKEIIIAVNATVEGQTTAHYLTDQLSGFDIKVTRLAHGVPVGGELDYLDEGTLAAALRSRTAF; from the coding sequence CCGGTCCCGAGATCGAACGCCTGATCCAGCTCCTGGCCAAGGTGCCGGGGCTTGGGCCCCGTTCGGCCAGGCGCGCGGCGCTGCATCTGATCAAGAAAAAGGAGCAGCTCCTGTCGCCGCTCGCCGCCGCCATGGGCGAGGCGGCCGACAAGGTGCGCATCTGTTCCACCTGCGGCAATGTCGATACATCCGACCCTTGCATGATCTGCACCGACCCGCGCCGCGACGCTGCCACCCTCATCGTCGTCGAGGACGTCTCCGATCTCTGGGCGCTGGAGCGGGCGGCGGCGATGAACGTGCGCTACCATGTGCTCGGCGGCACGCTGTCGCCGCTCGACGGCATCGGCCCCGATCAGCTCAACATCCGCTCGCTGATCGACCGGGTCGCCGGCGGCGAGGTCAAGGAGATCATCATCGCCGTCAACGCCACCGTCGAGGGCCAGACCACCGCGCACTATCTTACCGACCAGCTGTCCGGCTTCGACATCAAGGTGACAAGGCTGGCGCATGGCGTGCCGGTCGGCGGTGAGCTCGACTATCTCGACGAGGGCACGCTCGCCGCCGCGCTGCGCTCGCGGACGGCGTTTTGA
- a CDS encoding lytic murein transglycosylase translates to MIVARPLRLALLSFLAALLTVFLIAPASAAKIDDQFRAWLQNDLWPEAKAKGISKQTFDAAFDGIKPNLKLPDLVMPGEKPKTPQKQHQAEFGSPGAYFAEKTVRAVTSGGRAREATNARTLAAIEKRYGVPGEILLAIWGRETGFGAAKMPYDAFEVLGTKAFMSTKKDFFRTELLAALEIVQRGLAPVGAMKSSWAGALGQPQFMPTSFLKHAMDFDGDGRVDIWNSTPDVLASIANYLVHYGWVRGRGWGFEVTVPESVSCSLEGPDQGKKISEWADMGIKRVGGKAFPASELKAEGFLLMPAGRSGPAFIATPNFYVLKEYNTSDLYALFIGHGADRIAHGDQNFSGSWGPVGDLHRSDIAALQRALEAKGYDVGSADGLPGFKTRRSIGKWQAKNGQAETCFPDAGLVAALK, encoded by the coding sequence ATGATTGTTGCGCGTCCTCTCAGGTTGGCTCTGCTTTCCTTTCTTGCAGCTCTCCTCACTGTTTTCCTCATCGCCCCCGCCTCCGCCGCCAAGATCGACGACCAGTTCCGCGCCTGGCTGCAGAACGACCTCTGGCCCGAGGCCAAGGCCAAAGGCATATCCAAGCAGACTTTCGATGCCGCCTTCGACGGCATAAAGCCCAATCTGAAGCTTCCCGACCTCGTCATGCCCGGCGAGAAGCCGAAAACGCCGCAGAAGCAGCATCAGGCCGAGTTCGGCTCGCCCGGCGCCTATTTCGCCGAGAAGACGGTTCGTGCAGTGACATCAGGCGGACGCGCGCGCGAAGCCACCAACGCCAGGACGCTTGCCGCAATCGAAAAACGCTATGGCGTGCCCGGCGAGATCCTTCTGGCGATCTGGGGCCGCGAGACCGGCTTCGGCGCGGCGAAGATGCCCTACGATGCCTTCGAGGTGCTTGGCACCAAGGCGTTCATGTCGACCAAGAAGGATTTCTTCCGCACCGAGCTTCTGGCCGCGCTTGAAATCGTCCAACGCGGATTGGCGCCGGTCGGCGCGATGAAATCGTCCTGGGCCGGTGCGCTCGGCCAGCCGCAATTCATGCCGACCTCCTTCCTCAAGCATGCCATGGATTTCGATGGCGACGGCCGCGTCGACATCTGGAATTCGACGCCCGACGTGCTCGCCTCGATCGCCAATTATCTCGTCCATTATGGCTGGGTGCGGGGGCGCGGCTGGGGTTTCGAGGTGACCGTGCCCGAAAGCGTCTCGTGCTCGCTGGAAGGCCCCGATCAGGGCAAGAAGATTTCCGAGTGGGCCGACATGGGCATCAAGCGCGTCGGCGGAAAAGCATTTCCCGCGAGTGAGCTGAAAGCGGAGGGCTTCCTGCTGATGCCGGCCGGCCGCAGCGGGCCGGCTTTCATCGCAACCCCCAATTTCTACGTGCTGAAGGAATACAACACCAGCGACCTCTATGCGCTGTTCATCGGCCATGGCGCCGACCGCATCGCGCATGGCGATCAGAATTTTTCCGGCAGCTGGGGCCCGGTCGGCGATCTCCACCGCTCCGATATCGCCGCCCTGCAAAGGGCGCTGGAAGCCAAGGGCTATGATGTCGGCAGCGCCGACGGCCTGCCCGGCTTCAAGACCCGCCGCTCGATCGGCAAGTGGCAGGCCAAGAACGGCCAGGCAGAGACCTGCTTTCCCGATGCCGGGCTCGTTGCCGCTCTGAAATAG